ttcacccccttttccgtccctgctagagagcagggactttcgtgggagaaaaaggttcctatgtctgattggctgggcggattgcaaaccacgccccggaaaactcccaaaaagttttgtgaagccgccattttattatcctcgcattagcattagcattagcccagcgcagaaacgcagagagactaacttatggcaacacaaaagaaaacatgggagcggtggagatgaggaggtgtcggagttctggcgatttactcggaaggcttcagtagaagctgctgggactcccagcagcttctactgaagccttccccaactccggggacttccggccggggactttgggcggcagtatacgccgtgaagtggtttgcggcctgccagtaaacccaaagcagaagaagacgaagtgacgtcagcggcttcatttgcctaatcctcccccagggactttttctggtgtgaacacgatctgtacttagttcatgcgaactaaagagttctcatgaacctttgtgggaaaagtactgcggtgtgaaagcgcctcttGACAACAACATATTTTGAACTTGGAAAAATGTTTTTTAGGAACAATTTCAAAGCCTGTAATTAATTTGAGTTTGTAAAAACCTCTTGTTGTGGAAACTCAATCACGTGATCATGAGCAAAAGATTTATAGTTACAGATACAATTTGTGTTTGAACACTAGTTATATAAACTAGTGATGTGAACTTCACAGGCTGTGAGAAACTGAAGATGCTGTTAGAGGCTATGAAAGGATTTATGTACAATATTTCACAACTTTAAAATCCTATTGTGTGTTAACTAAACTTATACATTTGGAACGAGCGGATTACGATAAAGACCTGAAGCCCAGTTACAGTCAGCTTCTTCTGAACCCACCTCGGGGATTTCCTCTTGTGCTTGGGGACCTGGACGTCGGGGGTGCAGGGGATGGTGTCTCCGATCCACTGCTGCAGCGTGGGCTCTGCCACCTTCGGTCTGCCATGCTTCAGAGACACAGGAAACAATACCACCGGAATGTTAATACATGCAGGAATTAAGACACAAAAAtagaaaagaaaacaataaaataacttaaaaaatgtttttactgaCCTTTGGAGCGATCCTGTTTACGATGTCCGAGATGTTCACAACGCGAACAGGCTGCTTCCTCGCTGGTTTTTTACCTGGAATAAAACAAACCAAAAAAGCTCAAaatcaatattttttttaaccaaaAGTAACAAATAAAATACCAAAATGTACAGTTTACTAAAAAAGGAATTCAGCAATAAGTCAGTATTAATATCTTGTTGTGGATAAATGGTCTGTTGAGCAGCTCATAGTTGAATTGACGTGTCACTGCAGCAGTTACTGAAATGATTAACGGCCCGtgcacacagcggcgtgcgttgacgcttggaggtgggcgtgtctgaagctggGTTCAGATACGTGGTTGTTGAttggcgaccaacaaccaatcacatgaatctcccgcccccgacatacaaagcaatagcaatgttaaaacgaagtaaactggatataaaatccccaaacaggcgaaaacctaccagttccacccactgtctctgccacctccctccatgccacctccctccatgcctcctccctccatgcctcctccctccatgccacctccctccatgctacctccctccatgccacctccctccatgctacctccctccatgccacATCCCTCcatgccacctccctccatgcttcctCCCTCCATGCCACTTCCCTCCATgctacctccctccatgctacctccctccatgctacctccctccatgccacctccctccatgctacctccctccatgctacctccctccatgccacctccctccatgccacctccctccatgcctcgctcctccggtttgtatcccggtagatgaacagagactgatcgtacagcaccgggtgattcactaccgctgtaatcaattttccctccattttggaatatgaggaaatgacctgcgtagtctctcccagcatacacgcggtttgattggctagcgcttgtactggcagatttgcataaacgggtttcattggctgacgcttctgccgaggcgccaaaagttgaacattgctcaacttttgaagcgagcaacgccagcaacgctccacgtcgcttcccaaaatgcatttcggctaaaagtgacgtcaccccattcaacgtgaatgggcagaagcgttggaagcttcaacgcacgccgctgtgtggacgggccgtaacttgATCAAACGTTCACAATAGCACTTTGCAAAGGCAGGTGTTTACCGAATTTGTTAGTTAAAGGAGAGGTGGGGTCCCAGATGATGTCCTGCTGGAAGTCAGAGTCGTTGTGCGGAGACTCTGCACCGAAAACACCCGTCCTGGACTTCGGGATCCGGGTCGGGGTCTTAAATTCTGAGAAGAAACAGAAACGAGCCGATTGAGATTCAGAAGCAGATTCAGAAACGACGACCGGTGATGTCCAGCTTATTAAACTTCAGTTAACTCTCTATTGTCTATTTTCTCTGCACTCTGCAGGAAGTCAGAGGTCAAGGTTTGAACGTCTTCCTATTGTTGATTCAGATATACTGAtaatctttttttaatgtatcatTACACAGATGTGCAGTGTTTCTAAAGACAGAAATAAGCTCCAACTGATTCTAGCTTTCCATGTTTTGTTCTTACTTTTAAAAAGTCTGAAAGTTAAATATAGTTTTGTTAACATGTCTACACAAAAGCCTACCCATGGATTTGTATGATCTTCAGGTAAATTACCCCACATGAAACCCAAAAAGCAGCATTTTATTTTCGCTTAATTTAAAAGTAATGCCCCCACTTTACTCGCACTTGATTAGGACTActgtttatttttttgttttctttgtacTGTTTCTGATtttatgtaaagcgtctttgagcattagGAAAAGCACTAGAAAAatccaatgtattattattattacaacatTACTCTTTCAAAGAACATCCATCTGTTGCAACTTATTAATATTCCAATGACTTAtgctgcactatttctattgtgttgctctgttggaggagcctgtgacccaGGATTTTagttgtcataactacactgtagctatgacaattaaagccttgaatcttgaatctctTCTCAGCACACCAAATATGGGCTTCAACGGCCGGAGgtttcctgggggcttggattGGATGTTTATGTCATAGCAGACACAAGAGGCAGGTAATAACTTCAGAAACTGTTAGGAAAAATATCACTGGTCACCAGCTTTAGCTTaaatctcaggatccatgtgtttCTGATCCtctcaagaatggaagtagtctaCACATACAgtgcatcaactagttcctgagcagtgtccttcacatgctgatatccaagagagggacataaagcagtattcaatgtttagttcagatcagctccacgtcagaaatgagcatgcttgtcatatgtctctctccatagaggctgaatcatcatgttcatcactaTCATATGCCTCAAACAgccctgatgctcttctaggtcatCATAACATCCTGTCATGAACACAGCTgcagttgggatacctttgttatcatgttactCTCATGCTGGAAGAGGActctcagtattttcccaacagaaACCTAACATGAAGATactaaaatgaataaatactgACTGACCTGACTTTGGTCTGATTGGAGAGTCTTGCTCCCCCGCGGTCTGTGTGTTTTGAGTCTGCCTGAAACTCCTCCTCAGTCGGTTAGTTTTCACCGGCTGACCGGACGGAGCTTCGACCCTCCCCCGGTTCATTGTGAGCGGCCGTTAACGGTTAGAATACCGACGGTTTGCTGTTTTTACGTTGTGAAATGTGTTATTATTGACAGTTTATCTTGTTCGTTGTGAAGAATTCGGACACTCGGCGGTGTTTTTGGACGTCCCGCCATGTTGTAATTCCCAGGGTTCCTTGCGGCGGTACCTTCAAGACAGCGCCATATGGCACTGCTTCACGAGCGACAAAGCTGCTCGGAAATTGCGCATATGTATGCaagctttatatatacagtctatgatggcAAGCCAATAATTCGCATTCTTACTAGTCAGAATTTATTTTTTGATATCCTCCAGAAATTAATACAAGCTAAATCGGCTTTCCATACATATGGAGATGCATTGGGAGGATTTCAGTCTAAAatgcagcgccatatagatatagatatagaAGAGTTGCGACAGCGGAAGTACAAAATGCttgatcgtcacgtggttcatggagACTCAGATAGTTCCTGGAAGTTCGTGGCGGGCCatttgataacaggagatataactgagatttttggtaattaataGTCAATAAAGGTTtgtatttgcaatatttatccAACATACcgatatgtgtatatatttacatcaatatgtttttaaaataaaatataatttgctaatatttagggataatattaggattagtgtgaacagctATCTTACCTGCCTTGTTAAatatacatgttaggctaacgttgccttGGTTAAAGGGCCTATTGCTGTTGTTTattgctttgaattctttaaaacaaatattattttcttttttaattcaaccctttatttaaccaggtggtcccattcAGAAAGGGCAGGAGactgacaggtgactatcaaaggactagcagcagcaacatgatgatgttaaatgtgttgttttaggaaaatCCATTATAAataaatggaattcaataaacattgaatagcatgtcatgcagtttgtctgtgccttttcctccgtgtcctGGCATatagtctccaccatggtttgctgtgctgcctggggatgctccaatcgctccgAAAAAGGAGTaagaatgtacggcttccccactgacacagagcggaggaaaaaatggctgtctcaagtcagcaggagcaatttaacCATCATAACAGtgaacaacagcaacaaaatctgtgaggtaatcatattcaaacactgcatttgcactttttcacaaaacgaagaccacaccattgggaccATCATCAGGTGCAGGgggagggtctcagtgcaggtattcaggctcctatagggctgcacataactggtgcgccAAAAAAGGAGCaccgggtcatttgaaaaaaaggcgcatttgcgtaccgagagagagagagagagagagagagagagagagagagagagagagagagagagagagagagagagagagagagagagagagagagagagagagagagagagagagagagagagagagagagagagatttgcgagttgcatattaactcagggccggcccgtagcaagttatgtgcacccctgcctatagccgctttcacaccaagtacttttccgtagtgcccagcacttagtactacccccatggaactaagtacagatcgcgttcaccccggaataagttccctgagggaagattacgcaaatgaagccgctgacatcacttcttcttcttctgctttgggtttactggcaggccgcaaacaacttcacggcgtatactgccacccgaagtccccggccagaAGTCGCTGGAGTTGGGGAGAACTAGCtatcagtagaagctgctgggagtcccagcagcttctactgaagccttccgagtagatcgccagaacgccgtcacctcctcatcactccaccgctcccatgttttattttgtgttgccatactgtaagttattctctctccattggtgtgcggggctaatgctaataatgctaatgccagaaaatacaatggcggcttcaaaaaacttttccgagttttacggggcgtggtttgcaattcgctcagccaatcagaaattgatacttttttctccccaggatagtcccacctctctagcaggcccTACAAAGGGGGTAACGGTTATCTGaactaagtactctttttggtgtgaacgcaaaattccaggcactatcagaactaaacgggaaaagtacgaataaaagtactccggtgtgaaagcgcctattgaatccccctctggttcttgtgctgaaagagggagaaaCAGAGAGGGTTGTACACACCTATACAGCACacctatagagaaccgcagtgacgagtcctaaaacccggaagtaaactccttccggttccttcgacaaaaaaccaatgcaatttctccataggattttggaaaataccttgaaataaggtctgtggttgagacacatttaagagacggattacgttttgttcagccggataatctccacatgtctatcctacttttataattttcgaatcataaatctagtcgccagaagcaaaatgctaacgttatgctataaacgaactacagcagggtcgctgcttcaacgtcacgccgatttaagatccatattcaaaattACAGATTCAAgattgtacaagttgaagcttttgttttaacagtttgcaggaggcagggacttgctttcaagcagaacaggtcaaacaaacttagcgggagtgtttacgtgttcggtgtaatgacgtaaaacggcctcgacaacttctgtagtcctattcagccacttgttaacaaccatcgtttttcagacacgccaactcttcagaaatcaccagcggggtcactgctgatgattTAATggcgtagaacaaaacgtgatccgtctcttcaatgtgtctcaaccacagaccttatttcaagctattttcaaaaatcctatggagaaattgcgttGCGTTTTGTCGAAGGAACTGGAAGTGGTACAAATGCTAACTtatttccgggttttaggacgcgtcactgcggttctctattggatgggaaattgccttggggagataaggtgtggtctctgttcccaactgaaatgatggaactttattatttgtgagtttaacaaagtatgacaaatggcatcagtaacggATGTGATAtgaagttgtctcacattcttggttgtattttacatacagtatataatTAGTGTatacatgtccagtaagtataaagtgttccCCAATTCTGTGCATTCACCCACTATGGGATATGTATGTGGTTAGACAAAACTGAGTAGTTGTGTGTGGGAAGTAACCTGAAGTCACTCTGCAGGCCCATTTTGAGGCAGACCAGTTTGTCCATAccaaaaagggcaagactaggctgagagcagatgCTATTCCCACCATCTTtgtgcatcgccctgtggtcaaaaggAGGAGGGCCCCTGCACCGCGATGCACCCCGGGACCTGTAATTACAGAGctcatagctcatgatcacagctatcgtgtgaaaggtgacacaggtataataagtctgaaatattaataataaaagtaatatttcttatttttaagtggtataatatttagAATCTTCGAAAATTAatagtgccatgtcttctacttacattagtctcaaagaatgagggaagaagggatgaggagactgagagaagggaaagtgagggtgaagaaagagaggacatggctagtgaggagagacagggagagCAGACACCACCCAGCAGCCAACAtccctgctcctccacctgccagcaccactgctcctccacctgccagcaccactgctcctccacctgccagcacccagccaacatcactgctcctccacctgccagcacccagccaacatcactgctcctccacctgccagcacccagccaacatcactgctcctccacctgccagcacccagccaacatcactgctcctccacctgccagcacccagccaacatcactgctcctccacctgccagcacccagccaacatcactgctcctccacctgccagcacccagccaacatccctgctcctccacctcccagcaccactgctcctccacctgccagcacccagccaacatcactgctcctccacctgccagcaccctgCCAACATcactgctcctccacctgccagcacccagccaacatcactgctcctccacctgccagcacctccacctgccagcacccagccaaCATCACTGttcctccacctgccagcacccagccaaCATCACTGttcctccacctgccagcacctccacctgccagcaccctgCCAACATcactgctcctccacctgtcaGCACCCAGCCAACATcactgctcctccacctgccagcacctccacctgccagcacccagccaacaacactgctcctccacctgccagcaccactgctcctccacctgccagcaccactgcttctccacctgccagcaccactGCTAgattattaaataaataaaatattagcATAATCGCTGGTAAAATGAACTCAAAGAGCCTCATTTAATATAATTTTTGAAGTACTTTTTTGAGTATGTTCAATGTATTTCTACCTATTTTTTCTACTCCGCCACATTTCCTTGACTTTACAATTTTGTTGTACCTGTACAA
Above is a window of Pseudochaenichthys georgianus chromosome 1, fPseGeo1.2, whole genome shotgun sequence DNA encoding:
- the LOC139434278 gene encoding uncharacterized protein is translated as MASEERQGEQTPPSSQHPCSSTCQHHCSSTCQHHCSSTCQHPANITAPPPASTQPTSLLLHLPAPSQHHCSSTCQHPANITAPPPASTQPTSLLLHLPAPSQHHCSSTCQHPANIPAPPPPSTTAPPPASTQPTSLLLHLPAPCQHHCSSTCQHPANITAPPPASTSTCQHPANITVPPPASTQPTSLFLHLPAPPPASTLPTSLLLHLSAPSQHHCSSTCQHLHLPAPSQQHCSSTCQHHCSSTCQHHCFSTCQHHC